The sequence TGAGCGGACCAACATAGAGTGCCTGGACCCCTTTCTCCCTTCGCGCAATGATGGCAGAGAGGATGGGGAGAAAGGCTGCCTCTGTCTTGCCTGATGCGGTCGCTGCAGAAATGATCAGATGATCCGTACTGTTACTGACCGCAAAGATAGCCTCAACCTGAATCTGGCGCAGTTTGTTCCAGCGCATTCTATACAATTCCTGTTGAATTGCTGGATGAAGCAAGGAAAAGGCATCTCTCGTCAGTTGTCTCTCCTCCTATAATCTGAACGTCACAAGGTCATCGTCTCTACAACTCGCCTTCTCATCCTTGGACTCATCTGTATACATTTTAGAGGACGGTCCTGAAAGGAGTTCTTCCCACTTCGTACCGGGGTTCTGTTCGAGCACAGAAAGTAACCCGACGAACTTCTTCACGGCGTCACGAGGGGTCTGATAGAACTCGGCTCCCAGCACATTGGAGCAATACCCCATAAACTGGATGAGGCCATCGTCAGGGAGTAGATACTGAGATGGGTCACCTTTGGCGAATACGTTCCTGATATTGTGAAAGAGAACAAAGAGATCTTCTGCTGTTAGGTTATTCAACTTGATTACCGGCCCGGATGTGTCTATCAATCCGTTGATGGCAAACTCATTTTCACGGAGTCTGGATGCCAGAGCCTCATAACTTGCGATTCCCCTACGTGAGTCGGCAAGAAATTCATCTGTTCCTGCGAAGATGAACCCGATGCCTGAGACACTGCCCTGAAGGCAGTCATTCACGATGCGGAGAAGCATCTCATAATTTGCGTTTCTTGCCTGTGTACTGTTAAGACGATGAGAGAGCACCCCCATTTCATCGAGACTGACAATGAGCCCTGCATACCCAGCCATCCTAACAAAAGCTGCCCAGAGTTTGAGATAATCATAGATGTTCTGGTCTTTTATGATCGTCCTGACTCCGAGATCATCACGCGCTTCTCCCTTTGTTTCATACTCACCTGATAGCCACCTGATGGCCGATGCGGTGAGAGCATCGTCACCTCGCTGGAACCCCTCATAATACCGCCCGAGAACACTTGCGAAGTCATACCCGCTGACAAAATCCTGAAGTGGTCGGAGTTCATGATGAATTGCACGAATAATCTCTTCGTCGCTTTTTCCTTCCCGCCTGAGGCGATGGTCGAGATCTGAAATCCAGCGCTCAATCACGCTCGGAAGTCCTCTCCCTTCAGGTTTTGCACGAGTGGCCATGGAGTGCATCAACTCGGTATAAAGTGCCTTTGCCTGACCTCCTGTGGCATGCAGGCGACGGTCAGGAGTGATGTCTGCTTGAACCACTACAAACTTTTTCTCCAATGCAACAAGACGGGATAGGTTCAGAAAAAAGCTTTTTCCTGATCCATAACGGCCAACGATAAAGCGAATTGTGGCCCCATCATCGATAATACGATCGAGATCAGTGATGATCGCATTGATCTCATCTTTTCTTCCGACTTGAATATGCTGGAGGCCTACTTTGGGGACAACACCTGCGAGCAAAGACTGAATAATTGCGCTTCGTTCACGCAGCTTTATTTGAACCATATCACTCCACCATTCACGATTCGATTAGATCGCGGTCTACTCTTACCGAACCATCATCATCTTCAAGGAGAAAATCTCCCAGTTCTGTTTCTGCCCAGATGTTAATCGCTTCGAGCGTTGCCTGAGGCATGCAGTTATGGCATTGGACGAGGTGAACAAACTCATCTCTTGTCCAGACCTCGGCGGTGAGAAGTTTCTCAAGCACTGGCACATAGCGGGGCTGGAGTCCTTCCATACAGAAATACTCTGAAGAGGATGTCTCATGTATCCTGATATTCTTAGGCTCATTCTCTCCTCCAAGCACGAAGTCTCCAGAGTCTGTTTCCTCTTTCGTGAAGATCTTATCGAGAATTGCTGACACTTCCATTGTCTCAGTCTGAATTTTGGCGACAGCGCTCTCATCGATGGCAAAAGATGGCGCAATCTCGGTCCCAGGAAGAGGGATGGATTCTCCATCAGTATACTCTGTCCCGCTATGAACAACAACCGGGGCGTCGGCAGGATCAACCTTTCCTGAGCGGGCCAGGAGCCAGTGCAGATATCCCTCTTCGATCTCCATTGCTTTGAAGATCCGGTCAAGATTCTTTTTCTCTTTGGGGTCAATGATTCCATCAGCCGTGGTCATCCCGACGAGATACTGAGCAACCGAGAGACGAGTGTCGGGATCGAGGCCCTCTTTTAACCTTTTACCCAACCGTGTTAGTGAGGGTGGTTTCTGGTAATAGAGATCTTCAAGTGCCTCAAGGCACTGTTTCTCAAAGCTAGATAGCACAAAGTTCTCTTCGAAAAATGTATGTAAATGCGCCTGTTCTGTGGGGTCAATATAGCCGTCCGAGGCTGCAATACCCACACCTAACTCAAGCATCAAGGCATATGATGGAAATGATGGGCTTAGATCCCCTTTGCTATCTGCAGGGAGTGGAAGGAGCGCGAGAGTTTCATCCCACTGATAACTGTTCCCCGCATGACGGATGTCAGGGAGGATGATATACCCGCCATCACGTACGGTCTGAACGAGGTTCCTACTTTGCACTACGGTAAGCCGATAGCGGTTTTCAAGCCCGATCACTTCGGCGAGGGATGAGGTGGTAACGAGTGCCCACGTTTTCTCCTGCCGATGCTCTTCGAAAAGGCGGTCCCATGCATCTTGATCGGGGTGAGGGATCGTTGCTCTCAATTCTTCTGGCAGGGAAGCATATGTCTGCCAGGTAATGGCTCCTTTACCTTTTGAAAGCTGTGTTACAAACGGTTTGACATCCTGCACACAGTTATCCAAGAGAGAAAACAGGTTGCTGAACTGCTTTTTGCGCCCAAGTGGATTGGGAATCGGGCAGGGTTCAATGGTGGGCACAGTTTTACCTGGTATGTTGGAATGATTCGTGAGAATGCTCGGACTGGCTGGTTTATATTCCAGTCGATAGGGATTTTTTGCTGGAACAACGCTGAGACCGCCACTAAACATGGAGAGGTAGCGCGCCCGGAACAATTTTTCTAGATATGAGTTTTCCTTCTTGACGGCGGAGGGAATATTTACTCCAGAGAAATGCCGTGCGACGCTGTATGCTAGTTGCCATGGGAGAGGCTTTCCTTTTTGAGCATACCAGGCAAGACCAACCATCGTCATCGATTCGGTTAGTGTGGTCATGTCGGAGAAATACTCCCTGATGTCGCCCTCGGACAAGTTCTCTAGCCTTAGGGCAGCCATATAAGCGATAAAACTTCCCAGATAGGCATTGAAAGAACGTGAAGCACGATATCTTTCCAGAAGGCGCTGTACCTCTGGCACGATGCTGTCAAGATCCCTTTTATCGATGAGTGCCCGCTTCTCTAGCCCGTAGAAGTAGAGGAAGGCGTAGCCAATCTCTTCAAGATCACTATCCTTGCCGGTAGAGAGCCATAGGAGATATCTCGCCCTCTGATCTGGGGTGAGCTGAGAGTAGCATGGCCAGTAGGGCAGAGGAGGGGTATCGGGGTTACAGGATTGACCGACCGGCAGTGTTATGTCTAGGCAGGAGGCCTCATCAGGAGAGACACTACCACGCGACCAATAAACGAGGGGATTTTGGATGGCGTACCCGTGTACTGTAATGGGTGTTTCCATGCCGGCCCAGAGAAGAGTGTTGTCCTTTGAATCTTGCGAAATTTGTGTAACCGTTCTCTTTGCATCCAGAACGGCAGTTGGTGTCACCACACGAACCGATGAGATGCGAGGGGGAGGGGGAACAACCTTGGTTGTGACCTCTTTAGAGTCTGGAATCCCTGTATTCTGGGGTTTATCAAGTTTTTTGCTACCATCTGGGGAATGAAGAGTCGTGTCGGTCTGCTTCTGCAAAGAACGGAGACCGAAGAAGAGTAATATTCCCAATATCAAAAAAGCGATCGCTATTACGCCGATTATTGCAGACATGCTTCCACGAATGAAATAGTAACAGTCTCTCTATACATACCTTCCTATTTGCAGAGAGTCTGTGAATGGGTTTCTCGCCCTTTGTATGTGCTGACCCGCCAGAGCATTTAGATCTATCTGAAGATGTTGTCCTAAAGTCTTTTCTCTACGAAAAGTGTAAAACGAATCCGCTTGTCTCATCTATGACTGCCTTTTCGTAAAACCTCTATAGGTTATAGTTGGGTTTCTAACCCGCAGGGAATGTCACACACTGCATCTATAATAGCGATATTCGCTTCACATCTAATATTTAGGATTCTAAAGCCACTTCTGAAGGCAAATGATTCTGCCTGGAAAGGTAAGTTTGCGAATTCCACCAC is a genomic window of Methanoculleus bourgensis MS2 containing:
- a CDS encoding ATP-binding protein: MVQIKLRERSAIIQSLLAGVVPKVGLQHIQVGRKDEINAIITDLDRIIDDGATIRFIVGRYGSGKSFFLNLSRLVALEKKFVVVQADITPDRRLHATGGQAKALYTELMHSMATRAKPEGRGLPSVIERWISDLDHRLRREGKSDEEIIRAIHHELRPLQDFVSGYDFASVLGRYYEGFQRGDDALTASAIRWLSGEYETKGEARDDLGVRTIIKDQNIYDYLKLWAAFVRMAGYAGLIVSLDEMGVLSHRLNSTQARNANYEMLLRIVNDCLQGSVSGIGFIFAGTDEFLADSRRGIASYEALASRLRENEFAINGLIDTSGPVIKLNNLTAEDLFVLFHNIRNVFAKGDPSQYLLPDDGLIQFMGYCSNVLGAEFYQTPRDAVKKFVGLLSVLEQNPGTKWEELLSGPSSKMYTDESKDEKASCRDDDLVTFRL
- a CDS encoding tellurite resistance TerB family protein; the protein is MSAIIGVIAIAFLILGILLFFGLRSLQKQTDTTLHSPDGSKKLDKPQNTGIPDSKEVTTKVVPPPPRISSVRVVTPTAVLDAKRTVTQISQDSKDNTLLWAGMETPITVHGYAIQNPLVYWSRGSVSPDEASCLDITLPVGQSCNPDTPPLPYWPCYSQLTPDQRARYLLWLSTGKDSDLEEIGYAFLYFYGLEKRALIDKRDLDSIVPEVQRLLERYRASRSFNAYLGSFIAYMAALRLENLSEGDIREYFSDMTTLTESMTMVGLAWYAQKGKPLPWQLAYSVARHFSGVNIPSAVKKENSYLEKLFRARYLSMFSGGLSVVPAKNPYRLEYKPASPSILTNHSNIPGKTVPTIEPCPIPNPLGRKKQFSNLFSLLDNCVQDVKPFVTQLSKGKGAITWQTYASLPEELRATIPHPDQDAWDRLFEEHRQEKTWALVTTSSLAEVIGLENRYRLTVVQSRNLVQTVRDGGYIILPDIRHAGNSYQWDETLALLPLPADSKGDLSPSFPSYALMLELGVGIAASDGYIDPTEQAHLHTFFEENFVLSSFEKQCLEALEDLYYQKPPSLTRLGKRLKEGLDPDTRLSVAQYLVGMTTADGIIDPKEKKNLDRIFKAMEIEEGYLHWLLARSGKVDPADAPVVVHSGTEYTDGESIPLPGTEIAPSFAIDESAVAKIQTETMEVSAILDKIFTKEETDSGDFVLGGENEPKNIRIHETSSSEYFCMEGLQPRYVPVLEKLLTAEVWTRDEFVHLVQCHNCMPQATLEAINIWAETELGDFLLEDDDGSVRVDRDLIES